From a region of the Chloroflexota bacterium genome:
- the hisD gene encoding histidinol dehydrogenase, translating to MPIQLYTDLAQAQQGPLARVAFDTVEIPERLQQSLDHMFGAGTTPAAAVDQILASVRRDGDAALEHWSRTIEGVELSQFEVDRSAIEAAYSQLDPLLIEALRVSAAEIERFHRKQTRQSWVDWSDEGALGQIVLPLERIGAYAPGGTAPLPSSLLMGVIPAKVAGVREIIVCSPPQRDTGEISPLVLVAADIAGVNRIFRLGGAQAIAAMAYGTKSVPHVDKIIGPGNLFVVLAKKAVYGTVDIEALPGPTETMVIADADANPELVAADLLAQAEHDLLASAILLTPSLELAEKVQAAVAHQLEELERAEITAQALTNRSGIVLVPSLEVALDLSNAYGPEHLCLLVNDPWQYVGKVRNAGGIFLGERSFEVLGDYVAGPSHIMPTGGTARYASPVNVDHFRKVISLVGLNEKALQRLGPVAQRLAEAEGLTAHAAAVRRRLEQK from the coding sequence ATGCCAATTCAGCTTTATACCGATCTTGCGCAAGCCCAACAAGGACCATTAGCGCGAGTGGCCTTTGATACAGTCGAAATTCCTGAGCGTTTGCAACAAAGCCTTGACCACATGTTCGGGGCTGGTACAACGCCTGCCGCAGCGGTTGACCAGATTTTGGCCAGTGTGCGGCGCGATGGCGATGCGGCCTTGGAGCACTGGAGCCGCACAATCGAAGGTGTTGAATTAAGCCAATTTGAAGTTGATCGTTCGGCGATTGAAGCCGCCTATAGCCAACTTGATCCCTTGTTGATTGAGGCTTTGCGGGTTTCCGCCGCCGAGATTGAGCGTTTTCACCGGAAGCAAACCCGCCAAAGCTGGGTTGATTGGTCGGATGAGGGTGCCTTAGGTCAGATCGTTCTGCCACTGGAGCGGATTGGGGCGTATGCGCCAGGCGGCACGGCTCCCTTGCCATCATCGTTGTTGATGGGAGTGATTCCGGCCAAAGTTGCTGGGGTGCGCGAAATTATTGTGTGTTCGCCACCGCAACGCGATACTGGCGAGATCTCGCCGTTGGTTTTGGTGGCGGCTGATATTGCCGGAGTAAACCGGATTTTTCGTTTGGGTGGGGCGCAGGCAATTGCGGCCATGGCCTATGGTACGAAGAGCGTACCGCATGTGGATAAAATCATTGGCCCAGGCAATTTATTTGTGGTGTTGGCCAAAAAAGCGGTGTATGGCACGGTTGATATTGAAGCCTTGCCCGGCCCGACCGAAACTATGGTGATTGCCGATGCTGATGCTAACCCCGAGCTAGTTGCCGCCGACTTACTGGCTCAGGCCGAACATGATCTGCTGGCTTCGGCGATTTTGCTCACGCCCTCGCTGGAATTGGCCGAAAAAGTCCAAGCGGCTGTGGCTCACCAACTCGAAGAACTTGAACGAGCTGAAATTACTGCTCAGGCGCTAACCAACCGCTCAGGGATTGTGCTTGTGCCTTCATTAGAGGTTGCGCTCGATTTGAGTAATGCCTATGGACCTGAGCACCTCTGCTTATTAGTCAATGATCCTTGGCAATATGTGGGCAAGGTTCGCAATGCTGGGGGCATTTTCCTTGGTGAGCGGTCGTTTGAGGTGTTGGGTGATTATGTGGCTGGGCCATCGCACATTATGCCCACTGGCGGTACTGCTCGCTATGCCTCGCCCGTTAATGTTGATCACTTTCGCAAAGTTATTTCGTTGGTTGGCTTGAATGAAAAAGCCTTGCAACGTTTAGGCCCAGTTGCTCAACGTTTGGCTGAGGCCGAAGGCTTGACAGCTCATGCTGCTGCTGTGCGCCGCCGTTTAGAGCAAAAATAA